In the Primulina tabacum isolate GXHZ01 chromosome 15, ASM2559414v2, whole genome shotgun sequence genome, TCAATACTCGAAATATGTTagataaaatcatttttattattatccaagttttgtgatcatgaaAAAAGGGGATAGTCGGATTGAGAGACGCTAACAATCTTGATTtcgatgataacaaaacttgttgctAACATATTTCATTGAGTGTGTAGTTGGTAGATGTTAATTTGGAAGAAATAAGCAGCTGAAATATAATTCCAACATAACCTAGTTTCTATCGAGCTGAAGTTTTTCGATGGTATATCATATATTGGTCAACGGTGAATATATTTCAAGCTAAAAATAGGGTTACAACTTTCATTTTCATCACTCTAGAGTCAAACCAGCCGGTCAATGGTAAAACCAAATCGATCACATAAAATAGCCAATAACGCAATATGACCATTTCAATGTCATGCATAAATGATACAGAACATTTTCAAACAGTCATATTCTTGCTTCTAATGTTCATATCATTCTTGGAGgacataattataaaattttgaagattAAACAAGAACTTTTAATAGatattcaaagcatgggcataTTATGAGGAAAAAATAAGCTAGAACGAAACAAACATAAGAAAGTGAGGTGTGAAAAACAAAAAGAAGATGAGCTTTCAAAGATAAATCATCTACaccaaaataaatgaaaatgttatttttgtttttgttttttccaTCATCTAAAGGTATTAAATTAAGACTACACCAGAATAAATGAAAATGGTTGAGAAAATAATAGTTTTAAAAgaacatttatatatataattctaaTTAAATTTCACTTTCTGTGAGTGCAAATTAAACAAAGAAACTAGTATCATGCGGTGTATGCGAAGTGGTGATCTAATCGGCTCTACGTACAATTCAGGCCGGACCAAATAGTAAGTTGTCCATTCAACAGATTTTGCCTGCAAAAATGGTTGAAATTAATTTCTTTCTTCCATTAAACACAGAAAATTACCTTTTTCACATGAATACGTCAATTTGGAAAATGAAATTGGACTATCATCTTGGATACATAAATCTTCAAATCTACTCACAGACAAAAGATAAATTTATCAATCTGTTTGCATTGTCCCTATTTCCTCACTGATGAAATCAGAATCAATCTTATGATCTTCGTCAATCTTCATTTGAGCTGTGACACCTTGCAACATAGAAAGTATCTGATCAGACCTCGgatgagacttatcctcgactATAAACTTGTGGATTATGCCTCCTTCTTCAATGAAGCTATGTCCTGCTGCTTTTGTCACATTGTATCCCTTCATCAACCTCCTAAGTTTCGTAACTCCATCCCATTTCCCTCCTTTTGCATATATATTGGAAAGAATCACATAGTTACCTGGATTCCAAGGCTCCAACTTAAAGAGCGACTCAGCAGCTTTCTCTGCAAACTCTACATTGCCATGGAAACTAGAAGCCCCTAGCAAAGTTCCCCATACAACGGAATCGGGCTTCATGGGCATAGTTTTTATAAGCTTATAAGCCTCTTGCAGCAATCCGGCTCGACCTAGAAGATCAACCATGCACCCATAATGTTCTAGCTTTGGAGggacaaaaaatattttctccatAGCATTGAAGAGCTCCCGGCCTTCAGCAACCATGCCACCATGAGTGCATGCAAGAATTGCCCCCACAAATGTGACATCATCTGGGTTCATGCCATTTCTCTACATCCCCATTCAGAATGTACAAAGATTAAATTGCATTGCATGAGTCAGTGCTTAAAATATAGTTATGTGAGTAATATACTCAGAAAGGCTTACCAGCAATTGGTTAAATAGCTTGAGAGCTTCATCACATCTTCCATGAACTGCTAAACCCATGATCATAGTATTCCAAGAACACAAATTTCTATTTCCTCCAATGTTTTCAAACAATTGCATTGCCTTCTCAATTGCACCACACCGCGCATACAGTTCAAGCACCGCATTGCTGACAAACAGATTTTTTATATAACCATTGGCTCGAGCATAAGCTTCAATCCTTTTTCCAATCTCCAACGCACCAAGATTCGCGCATGCTGGAAGAACACTAGCTATCGTCACTTCATTAGGCTTCACCCTTCCCTCTCTCTCCATTTCCATGTACATTTCCAAAGCCTCCCTATACTTCCCATTTTGCGAGTATCCAGAAATCAATGCAGTCCAAGATATCACATTTCTTGATGGTGTAGCCAAGAATAAGCTCAAGGCTTCATCCAAACACCCACTTTTCGCGTACCCCGTACTAAGGAATTCCAGGTGGGGATATCTTTATCGTTCATCCCATCAAACTGTTTCCTCGCCAGATGCAACAAGCCCATTTTAGCATACATGTCAACCAAAGCAGTTGAGGCATATACATCATAATCAAGCCCAAACTTGACAAAATGAGCGTGCAGCATCTGGCCCTGCAAAGGATATGAAAGGTTTGCGCATGCAGCAAAGACATAAGTGAATGAGTGCGGATTGGGGTAAAAGCAATGACGAAGGATTCCAGAATAGAGAAGCAAGCATTGGAAATGTAGGCCACGCGAATGATAGGCCTGGATGAGTTTATTGTAGAGGAAGAGTGATGGATTAGGCGTTTGGTCGAGCAGCTTGTGGGCATAGTCTATGTCTGGGATTTCCAAAAGCTTGGTGATCATGTATTTAGTGCAGTCTGTGCCATTTCTCAGCGTATTGGCGTGTATCTGTTTCAGCTGGTTCATGCGAGAGTTGAGACCTGCTGGGATTCTTTGAAACCGAAAAAGATGAGTGAAAAATATGCAGGATTTTTGCTACAaaacaaaatcaataaaaaCCATACTTTCCGCGCTCAACAACATTCGAAATTTTTATATGATTCTTTGAATATTCGTGAATTAATAAGAGTTGGGATCAAAAGTTTATAAGCTCAAACGGAAGCATTTTTCCTAGTACATATGAACCGAGATGAAATCTTTTCCGACATCTTCTACTTAAAGAATGGATAAATTATGTCGTACAATTAATCTCaaaattaattaactatttatgATTGTTTCGTAATTGATGGCTTCTATCAACAACAATCTGGAAGGAATATTAATTAATCGAACAATTTTACCTAAGCAAACATCGATTTCTGCTGTGGGAAATCTTTTATAAAATACacatacatacacacacacacacaagccAAATAGAATACAAATAATCGGAATTCCGCCCTCCCCAATCTCCAttgttacaaaaaaaaatattattattacataATAACGTACGGCATGAGAGCATTGGATTAATCCAACCAAATCCAAAACATTAGCATCTCAGATCACAGGTGGAGGCGTAGGGACATTATTATCGGCGGGGCGGTGGTGGGAGGAGGCATCGGTGGCGAAAGAGGGGTGTTTGGTGAGAATAAGCGGCCGGTCATTGGCCTCCTCATCGGCGTCGTCGGTGGATAGGTTGATGCAGGAGCAGCGTTCCAACGAAGTGAAGAAGGCCGTGGCGACACTGGCCCCCACCCAGCTGGCCACGCGGTCCAGCTTGTCGCACTTGATGAAGCCGCCGCCGCAGCTGCTCTCATCGGAAGACAtgtttcttctttctttcttccCTAGTTTCTGTGGATCGATTTTAGGACAGTGGTTAAGATATAAAATCAGGAGAGACTATTTTCCGAGAAGAACGTGCGGATGTTACGCTTCATAATAACTAATTTTGTACACAAAATAtgttaataaaaaatttgtgtgagacgttATCATaaatcgagtcatattttgtgagattgATCTTTTATTTagattatttatgaaaaaatattactttttatcctaagaatattatttttaattgtgaatatcggtaggattgacatgTTTTACATATTAATATTCGtaaaatcgtctcacaagaaatatactcaaattttttttattttattggttTATTTTTCGTAATACTTTTAGTTAATTTTATTAACGTgagtttaataataatttttatatatttttttaatctgaCTTGGTAAGTATGTTTATGTTAACAATTTCATTCATTGGACTGTAACAAACCACTGTGGGACCTCTTCGAAAGCTAGAATG is a window encoding:
- the LOC142527730 gene encoding LOW QUALITY PROTEIN: pentatricopeptide repeat-containing protein At5g08510-like (The sequence of the model RefSeq protein was modified relative to this genomic sequence to represent the inferred CDS: inserted 1 base in 1 codon); this encodes MNQLKQIHANTLRNGTDCTKYMITKLLEIPDIDYAHKLLDQTPNPSLFLYNKLIQAYHSRGLHFQCLLLYSGILRHCFYPNPHSFTYVFAACANLSYPLQGQMLHAHFVKFGLDYDVYASTALVDMYAKMGLLHLARKQFDGMNDKDIPTWNSLXTGYAKSGCLDEALSLFLATPSRNVISWTALISGYSQNGKYREALEMYMEMEREGRVKPNEVTIASVLPACANLGALEIGKRIEAYARANGYIKNLFVSNAVLELYARCGAIEKAMQLFENIGGNRNLCSWNTMIMGLAVHGRCDEALKLFNQLLRNGMNPDDVTFVGAILACTHGGMVAEGRELFNAMEKIFFVPPKLEHYGCMVDLLGRAGLLQEAYKLIKTMPMKPDSVVWGTLLGASSFHGNVEFAEKAAESLFKLEPWNPGNYVILSNIYAKGGKWDGVTKLRRLMKGYNVTKAAGHSFIEEGGIIHKFIVEDKSHPRSDQILSMLQGVTAQMKIDEDHKIDSDFISEEIGTMQTD